The DNA sequence CGTCTCCGGCGGCAGCGGCCCCCGCTCACCCGTCACCCGCGTCAGCGTCGGCCCCGGCACGTACTCGGTGGCCAGCCAGTACGGCACCGTCTCCAGCGAGGCGTCCACCAGGTTGGCCGTGTACGCGCTGCGCACCGCCCGTACCGTCTCCACCTCGCGCCGGAAGCGGGCCGCCGCGTCGCCGGACTGGGCGAAGTCCTCCCGGATCACCTTGATCGCCAACTGCCGTCCGCCGGGCGACCTGCCCAGGTACACCTGCCCCATGCCGCCGCTGCCGAGTCGGGCGAGGAGCGTGTGCGGGCCGATGGCCGGGGGGTCGTGAGGGCGCAGGGGATCCACGGGCCAGACTCTGCCACAGCCGGAACGGTCCGGGAGGGCCCGGAAGAACACCGTGGACGAAGATCACACACGACGTCCGGTCCTTCTCACGAACCGAGCTGGAACCAGACCGTCTTCCCGGTCCCCGGACCATGCCGGCAGACCCCCCCAGTCCGTCGCGCACGCCCCGACGATCAGCATGCCGTTGCCGCGCTCCGGCCTCTCGTCCGGCTCCCACCGCCGGGGCGGCACCGGCACGGGCAGCCCGGGAACGTCGTCCCGCACCAGCACCCGCACCCCACCCGTCGCCCACTCCACATGCACCCCGACCGGCGCCGGGCATCCGGTGCGGCGGCAGGCGTCGATCGCGTTGGTGACCAGCTCGGACGTCAGCAGCATGGCCATCTCCGTCAGCTCGGACGTGTGGACCTCCCCGATCGCCGTCCGCACGGCCTCCCGCGCGACCCCCACCCACGCGGGCGCGGGCGGGAAGGAGAGGGAGAAGTCGGTACGGGGCCGGAGGTGCGGGTGTGGGTCGGCAGCCGGGGCCAGGGTGGTGATGGGACACATGCGTGACTCCTTGGGTTCACCGGTGCCCGTCCGTCTCATGCGGTGGCATTGCCGTCGACACACAGGGATCGGCTCGACGGTGCGCTTCCGGCTTACGGCGGCGGGAAGGGCGGTCGCGACGACCGTAGAGGAAACCGGTTGCCAACCTGCAACCTGTTCAGGGTGATTGCCCCCATCGAGTGGATCGCTCCCACCGAAACCCGGCAGACTGCTGACGATCCACAGGAGGGCATGCATGGGCCTACGCGCCAACCCCACCCAACGTCAGCGCCGACTGGGCCTTGAATTGCGCAGACTCCGCCTTGCGGCCGGGTTGTCAGTCGGCGAGGCCGCCGCCGTGGCGGGCCTCGGCCCACCCCACCTGGGCCACATCGAGGCGGCTCGCACAGCCATTCCCGAGGTGAAGCTACGGGCGCTTGCTGACGCATACGGTTGCCGATCCGAACCGCTGATTGACGCGCTCGTGGAGATGGGTCGATCCACTGGGCGGGGATGGTGGTCCGACTACAAGCGCCATATGGCAAGCGAGGCACTCGACTTGGCGGAGCTGGAGGCGTCATCCGTGTCGTGCCGGTCTTTCCAATGGCTCTACGTGCCGGGCCTGCTCCAGACACCCGACTATGTCCGGGCACTCATCGAAGAGGGGGAACGCGAGGCCGATCCGGCGCTTCGCGAGAAGTACATCGAGTTCAGGCTGCGGCGGCAGGACGCGGTTCGGACAGGCGCGCTGCGGCTCCACGCCGTGGTCCACGAGACGGCCCTGCGCCTACAGTTCGTGCCGCCACACGTCATGCGCGACCAGATCGAGCACTTGGTCCATATGGCCCGCCTCCCTCAGGTACGCATTCAACTCCTGCCGTTCAAGACCGGCGTCTATCCGCCCCTGTCCAACACGCCTTTTCTTGTCTTCCAGGCGACCGTCCCTGAACTTGACACCGTCTACATCGAGCAACCGGCTTCGTCCCCCTTCATCAGCGATCAGCAACACCTGCGGGGTTTCACCAAGTCGTTCGAGGACCTGCAAGCCATCGCTCTGCCACCCATTGACCCTGGAAATGAACGCGAGTTCTCTACGGACAGAGACTCCCTGAGCCTCATCCACCACGTGCTGTACACCCTGTGAAAGGCCTCCCATGCCCAAGCTCCTCTGGCAGAAGTCGAGCTTCAGTACCAGCGGCGGCAACGGCGACTGCCTGGAGGTGGCCTCCCACGGAGCCGACGCCCTCCACCTCCGCGAGAGCGACGACCCCGGCACCGTCCTCACCCTCGCCCCGGCCGCCCTCCGCTCCCTCCTCGCCCTGGCCCGAAACGGGCGGCTGGAAACCGGCCGTTAGTGCCGT is a window from the Streptomyces mobaraensis genome containing:
- a CDS encoding ATP-binding protein — protein: MCPITTLAPAADPHPHLRPRTDFSLSFPPAPAWVGVAREAVRTAIGEVHTSELTEMAMLLTSELVTNAIDACRRTGCPAPVGVHVEWATGGVRVLVRDDVPGLPVPVPPRRWEPDERPERGNGMLIVGACATDWGGLPAWSGDREDGLVPARFVRRTGRRV
- a CDS encoding DUF397 domain-containing protein, which encodes MPKLLWQKSSFSTSGGNGDCLEVASHGADALHLRESDDPGTVLTLAPAALRSLLALARNGRLETGR
- a CDS encoding helix-turn-helix domain-containing protein, yielding MGLRANPTQRQRRLGLELRRLRLAAGLSVGEAAAVAGLGPPHLGHIEAARTAIPEVKLRALADAYGCRSEPLIDALVEMGRSTGRGWWSDYKRHMASEALDLAELEASSVSCRSFQWLYVPGLLQTPDYVRALIEEGEREADPALREKYIEFRLRRQDAVRTGALRLHAVVHETALRLQFVPPHVMRDQIEHLVHMARLPQVRIQLLPFKTGVYPPLSNTPFLVFQATVPELDTVYIEQPASSPFISDQQHLRGFTKSFEDLQAIALPPIDPGNEREFSTDRDSLSLIHHVLYTL